From one Argonema galeatum A003/A1 genomic stretch:
- a CDS encoding metal ABC transporter ATP-binding protein produces the protein MLQVQNLAVSYQGVCAVNSVSFSIEPGKLVGVIGPNGAGKSTMIKAMLGLIGSSSGVVKFYSRPLKQQLKQVAYVPQRSQIDWDYPITVWNVVMMSRTVHTGWFKEPSYQSKEIVKAALKRVGMWELQNRQIGELSGGQQQRVFLARALAQQAELLFFDEPFTAIDKKTEEIVFEIFFELKAQNKTLLVISHDLGENLSSYDRFLLMNKQLIADGSKSEVLTAVNLQKAYGHLTMIKEFDVRFSNRTA, from the coding sequence ATGCTGCAAGTCCAAAACCTAGCCGTAAGTTACCAGGGAGTTTGCGCCGTCAACAGTGTCAGCTTCTCCATCGAACCAGGAAAATTAGTTGGCGTGATTGGCCCGAACGGTGCGGGCAAAAGTACGATGATTAAAGCCATGCTGGGACTTATTGGTAGTTCCAGCGGTGTGGTAAAATTTTATTCGCGTCCGCTGAAACAGCAACTCAAACAAGTGGCTTATGTGCCGCAGCGATCGCAAATCGACTGGGATTACCCAATAACGGTGTGGAACGTGGTAATGATGTCTCGCACCGTACACACCGGCTGGTTTAAAGAACCCAGCTATCAATCCAAAGAAATTGTCAAAGCTGCTCTAAAACGAGTGGGAATGTGGGAATTGCAAAATCGTCAAATAGGGGAACTTTCCGGCGGACAGCAGCAGCGGGTATTTTTAGCACGCGCACTGGCGCAGCAAGCGGAATTGTTATTCTTTGACGAGCCATTTACTGCCATTGATAAAAAGACAGAAGAAATTGTCTTTGAGATTTTCTTTGAACTGAAAGCGCAAAACAAAACATTGCTAGTTATCAGCCACGATTTAGGAGAAAACTTGAGTTCTTATGACCGTTTTTTATTAATGAATAAACAACTGATTGCCGATGGCTCGAAGTCAGAAGTACTAACCGCTGTCAATCTTCAAAAAGCCTATGGTCACTTAACAATGATAAAGGAATTCGATGTTAGATTTTCTAATAGAACCGCTTAG
- a CDS encoding metal ABC transporter solute-binding protein, Zn/Mn family: protein MQEQNRWFWGVAVVAIAANLAGCSPSTKATTQTTAIAKPKVVASYSVLCDLTEKIAQDTVDLNCLIDADEDPHTYQATPEDRKAIETAQLVLYGGYDFEPTIINLIKATNNSAPKIAVDEKAVPNPLIGEEHHHDSKEKQTEAEKTPDPHVWHDAQNGIQMVDTIRDQLINITPANANLYTRNAQKLTDELKQVDSWIKVQINTIPAQQRKLVTTHDALGYYAKAYGLTVEGTLQGFSSEEQPTAARVKELVKEVKEARVPTIFAELTANDRVINTVAREAKVKVSDRKLMADGLSEAGTPASTYIGMLTANTCAIVDGLGGKCTPVNFTP from the coding sequence ATGCAAGAGCAAAATCGGTGGTTTTGGGGTGTGGCGGTAGTAGCGATCGCAGCAAATCTAGCCGGATGCAGTCCCAGCACCAAGGCTACCACACAAACAACAGCGATCGCAAAGCCGAAAGTAGTTGCATCTTACAGTGTTCTGTGCGACTTGACCGAAAAAATTGCCCAGGACACAGTTGACTTGAACTGTTTGATTGATGCCGATGAAGACCCCCACACCTATCAAGCGACACCGGAAGACCGCAAAGCCATTGAAACGGCGCAACTCGTTCTCTATGGCGGCTACGACTTTGAACCCACCATCATCAACTTGATTAAAGCAACGAACAACTCAGCGCCTAAGATTGCTGTCGATGAGAAAGCAGTGCCTAACCCACTCATAGGTGAAGAACATCATCACGATAGTAAAGAAAAGCAAACTGAGGCAGAGAAAACACCCGACCCCCACGTCTGGCACGATGCCCAGAATGGCATCCAAATGGTAGATACAATTCGCGACCAATTGATTAATATTACCCCAGCCAATGCAAATCTTTATACCCGTAACGCCCAAAAGCTGACAGACGAACTAAAACAGGTGGATAGCTGGATTAAAGTTCAAATTAACACAATTCCCGCCCAGCAACGCAAATTAGTGACAACTCACGATGCTTTGGGTTACTATGCCAAAGCTTACGGTCTGACAGTTGAAGGTACGCTGCAAGGCTTTTCCTCTGAAGAACAGCCAACAGCAGCACGAGTAAAAGAATTGGTTAAAGAAGTTAAAGAAGCCAGAGTTCCCACGATTTTCGCTGAATTAACCGCCAACGATCGGGTAATTAACACAGTAGCTAGAGAGGCGAAAGTAAAAGTTTCCGATCGAAAACTGATGGCTGACGGTCTGAGCGAAGCGGGAACTCCTGCTAGTACCTATATAGGAATGTTAACTGCTAATACCTGCGCGATCGTAGATGGTTTGGGAGGCAAATGCACCCCCGTTAATTTTACTCCCTAA
- a CDS encoding S-layer homology domain-containing protein, producing MFPSRRPAILLSLVTLLLASLTGCADSPAGKNLEQSLAADPKLKDNAIAFEQSATDPKAQNQTLAQLPSDFPSEIPQYPLAELQQVTPPTAQSDGNSTTRWTSADPVNLVQNFYQKQFQDSNWQLLSQPTTDEVGGTFEARRNDLKVTVSIQPIQSNGTNTDSTATPSPTQAAAEQNSKAATEFTIEYLRDRSDTAAQPTANATPLAPTPTPTPTAQPTATPQANNPTNTSNSLVFSDINKAPTELRSHIADLAQLGVLALNPGSSKPNPSATSRQFEPNKPISHREFARWLIATNNQIYANNPAKQIRLATDSSQPTFQDVPRTDPDFPAIQGLAEAGLIPSPLSGDSTAVLFRPGAALTREQMLVWKLPLDTRLVSTATIDSVKQTWGFQDVAKIDPKALRSVLTDFQNGDTSNIRRVFGYTTLFQPKKSVTRAEAAATLWYFGTQNEGISAKEVLQAKPQQ from the coding sequence GTGTTTCCTTCCAGACGACCTGCTATATTACTGAGTTTAGTTACTTTGCTGCTGGCCTCCTTGACTGGCTGCGCCGACAGTCCAGCTGGCAAAAACCTAGAGCAGTCTTTGGCGGCAGACCCCAAACTAAAAGATAACGCGATCGCATTTGAGCAATCAGCTACAGATCCAAAAGCTCAGAATCAAACCCTGGCTCAACTCCCATCTGACTTCCCATCAGAAATTCCCCAATATCCCCTAGCTGAACTACAGCAAGTCACGCCACCAACAGCACAATCTGACGGCAACTCCACAACTCGCTGGACTAGCGCCGATCCCGTCAACCTGGTTCAGAACTTTTACCAAAAGCAGTTTCAAGATAGTAATTGGCAATTGCTCAGCCAGCCTACTACAGATGAAGTAGGCGGCACCTTTGAGGCTCGCCGAAATGACTTGAAAGTCACCGTTTCCATCCAACCCATTCAGAGTAATGGGACAAATACCGACTCTACCGCGACGCCTTCACCCACTCAAGCAGCTGCCGAACAAAATTCAAAAGCCGCAACCGAATTTACAATCGAGTACCTGCGCGATCGCAGCGACACAGCCGCGCAACCCACCGCCAACGCTACCCCCCTTGCCCCTACCCCTACACCAACCCCTACCGCCCAGCCAACCGCAACTCCTCAAGCAAACAACCCCACCAACACATCTAATTCACTTGTTTTTTCCGACATCAACAAAGCCCCAACCGAATTGCGTTCCCACATTGCCGACTTAGCGCAATTAGGAGTACTGGCGCTCAATCCAGGTAGTTCCAAACCAAATCCATCTGCCACCAGCAGGCAGTTTGAACCCAACAAACCCATCAGCCACCGCGAGTTTGCCCGTTGGCTGATTGCTACCAATAATCAGATATATGCCAACAATCCCGCCAAACAAATTCGTTTGGCAACAGATTCATCTCAACCGACTTTTCAGGATGTACCTCGAACTGACCCCGATTTTCCAGCTATTCAAGGATTAGCTGAAGCAGGTTTGATTCCCAGTCCGCTTTCTGGCGACAGCACAGCGGTGTTATTTCGCCCTGGTGCAGCTCTAACGCGGGAACAGATGCTAGTTTGGAAACTGCCTTTGGATACCCGTCTGGTGTCAACTGCCACTATTGACTCCGTGAAACAAACTTGGGGTTTCCAAGATGTGGCCAAGATTGACCCGAAGGCGTTGCGATCGGTTTTGACAGATTTCCAGAATGGAGATACTTCTAATATTCGCCGGGTTTTTGGTTACACTACCCTATTCCAGCCGAAGAAATCTGTAACTCGCGCTGAGGCGGCAGCAACCCTGTGGTATTTTGGCACTCAGAATGAAGGCATATCCGCTAAGGAAGTTCTGCAAGCAAAACCTCAACAATAA
- a CDS encoding type II toxin-antitoxin system Phd/YefM family antitoxin → MLTKTFDIQQNSISLIDFLALVEDNTEIVLTNGDMPFAKVIPINYIQEKIAPKAGLNLGAMVMSDDFDEPLPDEFWAQ, encoded by the coding sequence ATGCTGACAAAAACATTTGATATTCAGCAAAATTCCATCAGTTTAATAGATTTCCTAGCCTTAGTAGAAGATAATACAGAAATCGTTTTGACTAATGGGGATATGCCTTTTGCTAAAGTGATTCCCATAAATTATATTCAGGAAAAGATTGCACCTAAAGCTGGATTAAATTTAGGTGCAATGGTGATGAGTGATGATTTTGATGAACCTTTACCTGATGAATTTTGGGCGCAATGA
- a CDS encoding type II toxin-antitoxin system VapC family toxin, which produces MKFLLDTHTFIWWDSDPSKLSKKALDLLLNQENTRLVSVVTLWEIQIKTQLGKLTLNQPLAKIINNQQKNRIEFIGVQVNHILELEQLPLYHKDPFDRLLIAQAKAENAILVSRDPVFSNYTIDIEW; this is translated from the coding sequence ATGAAATTTTTATTAGATACTCATACTTTTATTTGGTGGGATAGCGATCCATCCAAGCTGTCAAAAAAAGCGCTCGATTTATTGTTAAATCAAGAAAATACTCGTTTGGTAAGTGTTGTGACTCTCTGGGAAATACAAATTAAAACCCAGTTGGGGAAATTGACCTTAAATCAGCCTTTAGCAAAGATTATTAACAATCAGCAAAAAAATCGGATAGAGTTTATCGGGGTTCAAGTTAATCATATTCTAGAGTTGGAGCAATTACCCTTATATCATAAAGATCCTTTTGATCGGTTATTAATTGCACAAGCGAAAGCTGAAAATGCTATTTTAGTTAGTCGAGATCCAGTGTTTTCTAATTATACTATAGATATTGAATGGTAA
- a CDS encoding NB-ARC domain-containing protein produces MNVKEVLQFADELVFAQTGKHLDDIQETVIKGVWQGETYDKIAEQCNRSESHVRDIGYKLWQVFSEQLDEDINKRNFRSTFKRLHIQSSQNQKICHVNGSNHNFHFSPQILYNTNQDNQENITKSQSKSPYHDLTLAPKITHFYDRTLELQTLSHWLTTQNPRLISVLGLSGIGKTTLVKQFVDLNLPQFDVIIWKSIKLSNSLDTIITEIFTLINHEPVQTDNKLTQLFNLLRQQKCLIILDDVQELFTSGQFAGQYKTEYKDYKTFFTKMTEIEHQSSLILIGQEQCQEMLCLDEELYPVKCLELEGVDNTEILKNLKLKDEESWPTLINLYEGNPVYLKDIASLIRNIFMGKVSEFLKEDCLLLTEDIKFRLNELFDRLSLIEQQIVVELSKFNQPVSREDLRQALSLSSTDLINGLQSLSKRYLLKTIEGEKISFNLSPVFTEYVRTCCQD; encoded by the coding sequence ATGAATGTTAAGGAAGTTTTACAATTTGCTGATGAGTTAGTTTTTGCCCAGACAGGAAAACACTTAGATGACATTCAGGAAACTGTGATTAAAGGTGTTTGGCAGGGAGAAACTTATGATAAAATTGCAGAGCAATGTAATCGAAGCGAAAGTCATGTTAGAGATATAGGTTATAAACTTTGGCAAGTTTTTTCAGAACAATTAGATGAAGATATTAATAAGCGTAATTTTCGCTCTACTTTCAAAAGGTTACATATCCAATCATCTCAAAACCAAAAAATTTGTCATGTAAACGGTAGTAATCATAATTTTCATTTTAGTCCACAAATTTTATATAATACAAACCAGGATAATCAAGAAAATATAACTAAAAGTCAATCTAAATCACCTTATCACGATTTAACCCTAGCCCCCAAAATCACCCATTTCTACGATCGCACTCTCGAACTCCAAACCCTATCCCACTGGTTAACCACTCAAAACCCTCGCCTCATCTCGGTTTTAGGGCTTAGTGGAATTGGTAAAACCACCCTAGTTAAACAGTTTGTTGACCTAAATCTACCACAATTTGATGTAATCATCTGGAAAAGTATCAAACTATCCAATTCTTTAGATACCATTATTACTGAAATTTTTACACTTATTAATCACGAACCTGTTCAAACTGACAATAAATTAACTCAATTATTCAACCTTTTACGCCAGCAAAAATGTTTAATCATCCTTGATGATGTGCAAGAACTATTTACCAGCGGACAATTTGCGGGACAGTACAAAACTGAATATAAAGACTACAAAACCTTTTTCACAAAAATGACAGAGATTGAGCATCAAAGTAGTTTAATTTTGATCGGTCAAGAACAATGCCAAGAAATGCTCTGTTTAGATGAGGAATTATATCCTGTTAAGTGCTTGGAATTAGAAGGTGTAGATAATACCGAAATTCTGAAAAACCTGAAATTAAAAGATGAGGAAAGTTGGCCAACCTTAATTAATTTATATGAAGGTAATCCTGTTTATTTAAAGGATATTGCCAGCTTAATTAGAAATATTTTTATGGGTAAAGTATCTGAATTTTTAAAGGAAGATTGTTTACTGTTGACAGAAGATATTAAATTTCGTCTCAATGAATTATTCGATAGATTATCCCTGATAGAACAACAGATTGTTGTAGAATTAAGTAAGTTTAATCAACCTGTGTCAAGAGAAGATTTAAGACAAGCTTTATCCTTGTCGTCAACGGACTTGATTAATGGTTTACAATCTTTGAGCAAACGCTATTTACTCAAAACAATAGAAGGCGAGAAAATTTCCTTTAATTTATCTCCTGTTTTTACGGAATATGTTAGAACTTGTTGCCAAGATTGA
- a CDS encoding DevA family ABC transporter ATP-binding protein has translation MSSVICVQNLNHYFGKSQVRKQALFDINLDINTGEIIIMTGPSGSGKTTLLTLVGGLRSAQEGSLQVLGKELCGANEKQLTEARRHNGYIFQAHNLHGSLTVLQNVRMGLEVQPRIPPAEMIDRSKKMLEAVGLGNRINYYPDDLSGGQKQRVAIARALVGQPKIVLADEPTAALDKKSGRDVVELMQKLAKEQGCTILLVTHDNRILDIADRIIYMEDGHLISDDSVNALAIAGSGARG, from the coding sequence ATGTCTTCTGTAATTTGTGTCCAAAATCTCAACCATTACTTTGGTAAAAGTCAAGTCCGCAAGCAAGCATTATTTGATATCAACTTGGATATAAATACTGGTGAAATCATCATTATGACTGGCCCTTCTGGTTCCGGCAAAACTACATTGCTAACTTTAGTGGGTGGGTTGCGTTCTGCCCAAGAAGGAAGTTTGCAAGTGTTAGGAAAAGAACTTTGCGGTGCAAATGAAAAACAATTAACAGAAGCGCGACGCCACAACGGTTATATCTTTCAAGCGCATAACCTGCACGGAAGTTTAACTGTACTGCAAAACGTGCGAATGGGTTTGGAAGTACAGCCGAGAATCCCACCAGCAGAAATGATCGATCGCTCAAAAAAAATGCTAGAAGCAGTCGGATTGGGAAATCGCATCAATTACTATCCAGATGACCTTTCAGGAGGACAAAAACAACGAGTAGCGATCGCGCGTGCTTTGGTAGGTCAACCTAAAATTGTACTTGCAGACGAACCTACCGCCGCCCTCGATAAAAAATCGGGACGGGATGTGGTAGAGTTGATGCAGAAATTAGCAAAAGAACAAGGTTGCACAATTTTGCTGGTAACACACGACAACCGCATTTTGGATATAGCCGATCGCATTATCTATATGGAAGATGGGCATCTGATCAGCGATGACAGCGTAAATGCCTTAGCAATAGCCGGATCAGGGGCTAGGGGCTAG
- the devC gene encoding ABC transporter permease DevC — protein sequence MIGFIQELRRRTPLGWLQLSRHRSRLLVALSGIAFADVLMFMQLGFQNALYDSNTRLNRAILADIVLMSPQARNTQSLSTFSRRRLYQASDIQGVKSAEAMYINTVSWKNPQTRKKTIVQVIAFNTEQPALDIPEVNAQLNKIQLPDTFLFDKGARGDYQQVFDKIEAGGEVTTEIDKRTISISGLFQLGASFGADGTIISSDENFLRLFPKRQAGSVNLGLIYTEPGADSSQVATALKAYLPDDVKVLTREEFIKFEEDYWKSGSPIGFIFGLGVTMGFIVGVIIVYQVLSTDVNAHIKEYATFKAMGYHNSYLLGVIFEEAIILAVLGFIPGFVVPLGLYNLARNATNLPIYMTLARAVMVLSLTAIMCVISGAIATGKLQSADPADMF from the coding sequence ATGATTGGATTTATTCAAGAACTGCGGCGACGTACACCCCTAGGATGGTTGCAACTCAGTCGCCATAGAAGCCGTCTTTTAGTAGCTTTGTCGGGTATTGCCTTTGCCGATGTGCTGATGTTCATGCAGCTGGGGTTTCAGAACGCCCTGTACGACAGCAACACCCGCCTCAACCGCGCCATACTTGCAGACATAGTTCTCATGAGTCCGCAAGCGCGTAACACCCAAAGTTTATCTACCTTTTCCCGGCGACGACTGTATCAAGCTTCCGATATACAAGGAGTGAAGTCTGCCGAAGCCATGTATATCAACACCGTCAGTTGGAAGAATCCCCAGACACGCAAAAAGACGATCGTGCAAGTCATTGCTTTTAACACCGAACAGCCAGCTTTAGACATCCCAGAAGTTAACGCCCAACTCAATAAGATTCAGTTACCGGATACCTTCCTATTTGATAAAGGCGCAAGAGGCGATTATCAACAGGTGTTTGACAAAATCGAGGCAGGTGGAGAAGTTACCACCGAAATAGATAAAAGAACAATCTCCATCAGCGGCTTATTTCAATTAGGGGCTTCCTTTGGTGCTGATGGCACCATAATTTCCAGCGATGAGAATTTTTTACGACTATTTCCCAAACGACAAGCTGGAAGTGTCAATCTGGGCTTAATTTATACTGAACCCGGCGCAGATTCATCTCAAGTAGCGACTGCATTAAAAGCCTACCTCCCCGATGACGTAAAAGTGCTAACCCGTGAGGAATTCATCAAATTTGAAGAAGACTATTGGAAAAGTGGAAGTCCCATCGGTTTTATTTTCGGTTTGGGAGTAACAATGGGGTTTATTGTTGGTGTGATTATCGTTTATCAAGTTCTTTCCACCGATGTAAATGCCCACATCAAAGAATACGCCACCTTCAAAGCAATGGGCTATCACAATTCATATCTGCTAGGAGTAATTTTTGAAGAAGCAATCATTTTAGCAGTCCTCGGTTTCATACCCGGTTTCGTAGTACCTTTGGGACTTTATAACTTAGCTAGAAATGCGACCAACTTACCAATTTACATGACTTTAGCGCGGGCGGTCATGGTTTTGTCATTAACCGCAATCATGTGTGTAATTTCAGGTGCGATCGCCACAGGCAAATTACAATCTGCCGATCCAGCCGATATGTTCTAA
- a CDS encoding efflux RND transporter periplasmic adaptor subunit — MVSDATVKDSLLLKPIPRQFVILGIAGSIGIMGITAARVFNLELPQPDTAKESQVSEAIVPQVKTVTALGRLEPAGEVIKLSAPAQSQGSRVEKLLVKEGDSIKAGQVIAILDNRDRLQAASEKAKEAVEVAQANLAKVQAGAKLGEIEAQKAEIARTQAQLLGDERAQRETLARLEAQWQGEKAVQQATLARLEAQSEGDKRAQQATIKRLEAELNNARSEYRRYEQLYKEGAIAQSLFESKRLNVDTFTQQLSEAKAILTRTDATGAKQIGEAKANLERITVTGSKQINEAKAVLARIQSTGSQQINSAQATLNKIAEVRPVDVAAAKAELRQAVAAEKEALTNLEQAYVKSPQDGVIFKIHTRSGETVSNDGIVEIGQVSQMMAVAEVYQSDVSKIQLGQKVRISSSSLPSEIHGKVDRIGWQIERQNVINSDPSENIDSRVVEVHIRLDEESSQTTAKFTNLQVKTTIEL; from the coding sequence ATGGTAAGCGATGCAACAGTTAAGGATTCCCTACTCCTCAAACCGATCCCCCGCCAGTTTGTAATACTTGGAATAGCAGGAAGTATTGGCATTATGGGGATAACAGCAGCGCGAGTCTTCAACTTAGAGTTACCGCAACCCGATACCGCCAAAGAAAGCCAAGTATCTGAGGCGATCGTACCCCAGGTAAAGACAGTGACGGCATTAGGCAGACTCGAACCGGCGGGAGAAGTGATCAAACTTTCCGCACCAGCGCAAAGTCAAGGGAGTCGGGTAGAAAAACTGCTGGTAAAAGAGGGAGATAGTATAAAAGCAGGACAAGTTATTGCGATTTTGGATAATCGCGATCGCCTGCAAGCAGCATCCGAGAAAGCCAAAGAAGCAGTGGAAGTCGCCCAAGCTAATCTGGCGAAAGTGCAAGCAGGCGCAAAGCTTGGGGAGATAGAAGCGCAAAAAGCCGAAATTGCGCGGACACAAGCACAGTTGCTAGGTGACGAAAGGGCGCAACGAGAAACCCTGGCAAGGTTAGAGGCGCAGTGGCAAGGTGAAAAAGCAGTACAGCAGGCGACATTGGCGAGGTTAGAAGCGCAGTCCGAAGGCGATAAAAGGGCGCAACAGGCAACCATCAAGAGACTGGAAGCGGAACTGAATAATGCCCGATCGGAATATCGCCGTTACGAACAATTGTATAAAGAGGGTGCGATCGCGCAATCATTATTTGAAAGCAAACGTTTAAATGTAGACACCTTTACCCAGCAATTAAGCGAAGCCAAAGCAATACTGACGAGAACCGACGCCACAGGGGCAAAGCAAATCGGCGAAGCTAAAGCCAACCTGGAACGAATTACCGTCACCGGAAGCAAGCAAATTAACGAAGCCAAAGCAGTTCTGGCCCGCATTCAATCCACTGGTAGCCAACAAATTAATTCCGCACAAGCCACACTCAACAAAATTGCCGAAGTGCGTCCGGTAGATGTAGCAGCAGCAAAAGCCGAACTAAGGCAAGCAGTTGCAGCCGAGAAAGAAGCTTTGACAAATTTAGAGCAAGCTTACGTCAAATCGCCTCAAGACGGCGTAATTTTCAAAATACATACTCGTTCTGGTGAAACCGTATCCAATGATGGCATCGTCGAAATTGGACAAGTTAGCCAAATGATGGCAGTTGCAGAGGTTTACCAAAGCGATGTCAGCAAAATCCAATTGGGGCAAAAAGTGCGGATATCTAGCAGTTCTCTGCCAAGCGAGATACATGGAAAAGTCGATCGCATCGGCTGGCAAATAGAACGCCAAAACGTGATCAACAGCGACCCCAGCGAAAATATTGACTCCAGAGTCGTGGAAGTCCACATTCGCCTAGATGAAGAATCAAGCCAGACAACTGCCAAATTCACCAACTTACAAGTCAAAACGACGATCGAACTATGA
- a CDS encoding TetR/AcrR family transcriptional regulator codes for MKKADGDRSGRPQSADKVEAILKGAMQEFLEHGYAATTMDKVTAAAGVSKTTVYSYFQDKESLFAALIEQLTQNEFQAAFNPEDPKSWEGEPAEVLRRLATNIIKTVKNKHELRDLVRLIIGESGRFPVLAQIFVRNVDKKVFQHLLKYLKSHEELGLPDPEAAARVFLGTLVHFVIIQDMLHAKEIMPMESDRLIDTLIYLFTLDRQEKPADPYSGTRQKSSRRKRSASGKFEQDYQSEPKRLRSIRLTDTAWEQLAALAHKDRLTRSEAIEIFARNNEIELD; via the coding sequence ATGAAAAAGGCAGATGGCGATCGCTCAGGACGTCCCCAGTCAGCAGATAAAGTCGAAGCCATCCTCAAAGGTGCGATGCAAGAGTTTTTAGAGCATGGCTATGCTGCGACCACGATGGACAAGGTAACAGCAGCGGCTGGTGTATCCAAAACTACCGTGTATAGCTACTTCCAAGATAAGGAAAGCTTGTTCGCCGCCCTGATTGAGCAATTGACGCAAAATGAATTTCAAGCAGCGTTTAATCCCGAAGACCCAAAATCTTGGGAAGGAGAACCCGCTGAGGTTCTGCGACGCTTAGCGACAAATATTATCAAAACTGTAAAGAACAAACACGAACTGCGAGACTTAGTAAGACTGATTATTGGCGAATCAGGTCGTTTTCCGGTACTAGCTCAAATTTTTGTTCGTAACGTAGATAAAAAGGTTTTTCAGCATCTCCTTAAATACCTGAAGTCTCATGAGGAACTGGGACTGCCCGATCCAGAAGCAGCAGCGCGGGTGTTTCTCGGTACATTAGTGCATTTTGTCATTATTCAGGATATGCTCCACGCGAAGGAGATTATGCCTATGGAAAGCGATCGCCTGATTGACACTTTGATTTACTTGTTTACTCTCGATCGCCAGGAAAAACCAGCCGATCCCTATTCCGGTACCAGGCAGAAATCCTCGCGTCGCAAGCGTTCCGCCTCTGGTAAGTTTGAACAGGACTATCAAAGCGAACCAAAACGCTTGAGGTCAATTCGCCTGACAGATACAGCTTGGGAGCAACTGGCGGCTCTAGCTCATAAAGATCGGCTGACTCGCAGTGAAGCGATCGAAATCTTCGCTCGCAATAACGAAATAGAACTCGATTAA
- a CDS encoding neutral zinc metallopeptidase has product MRWEFGRRSTNVEDRRGTGLSGPVVGGGIGTIVLALIVAFLGGDPSVVLQQGRDRSDRPYSQSPQTQPTAANDRMADFVSVVLADTEDTWNSLFQQMGKTYSEPTLVLYSDTVESACGYARSAVGPFYCPGDRKLYIDLSFYRDLKYKFNAPGDFAQAYVIAHEVGHHVQNLMGITRQVQTLQRQATRIEANQLSVRQELQADCFAGIWANHANRSRQILEEGDIEEALNAASSIGDDRLQSQAKGYVVPETFTHGSSAQRVRWFKQGIQTGNPAKCNTFAVANP; this is encoded by the coding sequence ATGCGCTGGGAATTCGGTCGTAGAAGTACCAATGTTGAGGACAGGCGCGGAACAGGGCTTTCTGGCCCTGTAGTGGGGGGTGGTATAGGGACAATCGTTCTGGCGCTGATAGTTGCCTTCTTAGGGGGCGATCCCAGCGTGGTGTTGCAGCAAGGAAGAGATAGGAGCGATCGTCCTTACTCCCAGTCTCCACAAACACAACCAACTGCTGCGAACGATCGCATGGCTGATTTCGTTTCGGTTGTCCTAGCAGATACGGAGGATACCTGGAATAGCCTGTTTCAGCAAATGGGCAAGACTTATTCGGAACCTACGTTAGTTCTCTATTCGGACACAGTAGAGTCTGCCTGTGGCTATGCGCGATCGGCAGTAGGGCCGTTCTATTGCCCAGGCGATCGAAAGCTCTACATTGACTTAAGCTTTTATAGGGATTTGAAGTATAAGTTCAACGCACCGGGAGACTTTGCCCAAGCTTATGTAATTGCTCACGAAGTTGGTCACCACGTCCAGAATCTAATGGGCATTACCCGACAAGTTCAGACATTGCAGCGTCAAGCCACTCGCATAGAGGCGAATCAGCTTTCAGTTCGACAGGAGTTACAAGCGGACTGTTTCGCTGGGATCTGGGCAAACCATGCTAATCGATCGCGGCAGATTCTTGAAGAAGGCGATATTGAGGAAGCGTTGAATGCTGCCAGCAGTATTGGGGACGATCGCCTGCAAAGTCAAGCGAAGGGGTATGTTGTTCCAGAGACTTTTACCCACGGTAGTTCGGCTCAGCGAGTGCGTTGGTTCAAGCAGGGTATTCAGACGGGCAATCCCGCCAAATGTAATACTTTTGCCGTAGCGAATCCTTAG